CCAGGAAAGCTTGTTTAGAGAATAGAACAAGAGCCAAACTCCTACTGTTGTGAAAATGTGGCCGAATTGCCTCTGATGCAAGAAAGCATCAGAAACAACAGAGAACGAACCTTAGTGCGGATTTCTTTGGCCCGGTCCGCCCAGTGAAGTGTGTTCTGAGTCTCACCGAACGAGAGGTTGCTCGGGCTTATATTTGCTATCATCACAGTATTACAGGACCCTCCCAAGGAATCCTTGAGCAACTGCGTGAGCTTTGAGTTTCTGTAAGGAATGTGCTTCTTGCCCTCGACTAGAGCATTGATGCAGCTGCTCAATGCGAGAAGTGATCGGTTTATGTTAGCCCCTTCGATCGACCGGAGAGTTCTCTGGTCTGTGGCAAGGGCTCTCTCTGACCCCGCAAGATCGATCAGTGAGAGCTTCCCAACTCGATTTATAACATTCATGGCAGAATCTCTGACTCGGTATTCAACTACGACCTAGTTTGTCATTCAAGGACAAGAAGGAAATTAAGAAACACAGGTTTGAACCATAAACGACCTGTGGTGTGTTACAGTTAAAGTCACCTGCAAAATGGCATGGGATCGAGAAGAGGTTTCATTAGCCCGTGTAGGTTCGGTGGTTCGGTTCTGGTTCCCTTGCAGAAGCAATGCCATTACCTGTCTCAGacacaaaaggaaaaatctaAGGTTCTACAGTTAAGTTTTTGACATTTCTTGGATAATGAATATTCCGAATGCGAGTGAGGAATTACTTCGTCAGTAGAGTAAGCTCGGTATTGTGTAAGACCAGCTGCAACTATCCCCTATGAAACAAGAACCACAAAACAGTCGACAGTCAATCGGAGATCACTTGAAGTAAACTAAGCTTCGACTTTTCAATTCTCATTCTATCCAATACCTGTCTATCTTCTCTGAGAATGAGCGGCCTCCCAGGGGAGAGCAAGTCCCTCACGGTCTCGTTATAGACCTCAAGGTACGATAGGTGAACCACATGATTCCCGTCGCAGCTTCTTTGTCTGACCTTCGTGAAGAGATCCTTAATCGCCAGAACCATGACCCCCGGGTTCTCCATGGTGCCGAGCATTGTGTATGTTTTTCCTGCTCCTGTAGCTCCATAGCAGAACACAGAACCATTCTTCCCCTGCAAGACAGCCTCTACAAGATCTGCTGTTCTGCGAACATAAGTAAATGATGGAATTCTCTAATCAGATATAAACCATTAGAACAGCTCCAAAGCACATCAGAATCGAGTTTGAAGGAGTAATTCAGCAGTATAAGATTAAACGGCTCGGAGTCTTTTAAAATCTTACGTCGTGGAGTACACTTCTTGTTGCGTTGTGGAATCAGGAAATGATGCATCGAAGGTGAAATGCCGCCCCTTGAGCCTCTTCAGCCTCAGATAGTCGTTCTCGTTGGCAAACTCCGTCAAGTAAACATCCCTTCGGTTCACAATTCGGACACAGCACCTTGATCCCgcttccttctccttcttgccCATTGGCCTGAGCCGCACAAACACAAGAATCCCGCTCCCACCGGGCTGAGATTTCTCCCTTCCAGCCTCTAATTTCTCTGTCTCTTGAAGGTTCCTATTATGCCCTCCCCCTCCCAAGGAGAGCCTCCTCGCCACCGTTGCACCCATCTTTCGGGGAGGGCAGGTTGAGAACCCAATGATCTTCTCTGGACCTGCCGCCAAATTCTCCTTCGAGTCATCGGCTTTGTGTTGAACCCGAGGCTGGGGCAACACATATGTTCTTGTGACAGTTGAATGAGTCATTGTGTTCTCCCTCATCACTTGCCCTCTCGCATTCAAATCGGTGCCGTTTTCTTTAAGAGCCTTATCTTCCTTCTTGTTGGAGCCAAGAGGGTCCACGCTCGGGTGGGCCGAGAAGCGAGGCGGCTGGTCTTCGGGCCTGGAAGAGCAATAGTTGCCAAAATTGCCATTTCTAGCTTGCTTTTGCTGCTCATATAGGAGGGTTAGCTCCCTCATCTTCTCTTTCAACCCATGGTGAGGATTCCTCGTAGGAAGATTCACCTGCGCCCTTTCTTGACGGGTCTTGGCCCTGGTTCTTGGCTCCGGGCACGACTCATCCTGTTCTTGTCCAGTGATCTGAGACCGCGTCGAGACTGGC
Above is a window of Punica granatum isolate Tunisia-2019 chromosome 7, ASM765513v2, whole genome shotgun sequence DNA encoding:
- the LOC116214306 gene encoding kinesin-like protein KIN-8A — its product is MPVSTRSQITGQEQDESCPEPRTRAKTRQERAQVNLPTRNPHHGLKEKMRELTLLYEQQKQARNGNFGNYCSSRPEDQPPRFSAHPSVDPLGSNKKEDKALKENGTDLNARGQVMRENTMTHSTVTRTYVLPQPRVQHKADDSKENLAAGPEKIIGFSTCPPRKMGATVARRLSLGGGGHNRNLQETEKLEAGREKSQPGGSGILVFVRLRPMGKKEKEAGSRCCVRIVNRRDVYLTEFANENDYLRLKRLKGRHFTFDASFPDSTTQQEVYSTTTADLVEAVLQGKNGSVFCYGATGAGKTYTMLGTMENPGVMVLAIKDLFTKVRQRSCDGNHVVHLSYLEVYNETVRDLLSPGRPLILREDRQGIVAAGLTQYRAYSTDEVMALLLQGNQNRTTEPTRANETSSRSHAILQVVVEYRVRDSAMNVINRVGKLSLIDLAGSERALATDQRTLRSIEGANINRSLLALSSCINALVEGKKHIPYRNSKLTQLLKDSLGGSCNTVMIANISPSNLSFGETQNTLHWADRAKEIRTKTCEANEELLEVPETETDQAKLLLELQKENRELRAQLARQQQKLLSLQAQSLAAQSSPTPSSVTSLMTPPTTGRPNEKRRARPSFLSGACFTPELKKKGAEEAVVKELKQTVKALEGEIEKMKRDHVLKLKQKDDYIKELMKKSEKPQMSVGTEGVKRVIARASLRPKEPSTGELKSPSHRFCSPVPTAKKRSFWDITTGNSPSISGRKTRSHVVSEHAAAPSMLLQPGFARRKA